GACGCCTTCGATTACATCAATCTCCATTGGTACTTCATCCGCCAGGACAACCGCCCGGCGATCGAAGCCGCCGGCGCCCACGACATGGGTGTGTTCGTGATCAGCCCCACCGACAAGGGCGGCCACCTGCACACCCCTTCCGAGCGATTGCTGGAGCTTTGCTCCCCCCTGCATCCGATCGTCTTCAACGACCTGTTCTGCCTGGCCGCCGAAGGCATCGACACGATCAGCGTCGGGGCCGCAGGTCCGGAGGATCTCGATCGCCATCTGGAGGCGGTGGCCCTGTTGCCTCGCGCGGCCGAGCTGCTGCCGCCGATCCTTGAGCGGCTCGAGCGGGCCCGTCAGCAGGCCCTGGGAACTGACTGGCTGGCCAGCTGGGAGCAGGGATTGCCCGCCTGGAACCACACCCCGGGCGACATCAACCTGCCGGCGCTGCTCTGGATGCACAACCTCCTGGAGGCCTGGGATCTGGAGGGTTTCGTGCGTGCCCGCTACGGCCTGCTGGGCCACGGCGGCCACTGGTTCCCCGGCGCCAATGCCGATGCCCTCGATGGCGAGGTGAGCGAAGCCCAGTTGCTGGCGGTGCTGGGCGGCAGCCCCTGGGCCGAGCGGATCCCACCCCTGCTCAGGCGCCTGCGTGCGCGGGTGGGTGGGCAGGCGGTGCAGCGCCTGATGGCCAGCGACTGATCGCCTCAGGCGATCGATCCCAGCGGTTGCTTGGCGGGCACCCCCACCGGGCGGGGGTAGAGGCGCGGGCAGGGACCCGTGGCCACCAGGGTGAGGGCATGGCGCACGCCGCGCTCCCCCGGCAGATCCCGCCGCTCCAGCCGCTCCAGCCGGCCACTCAGCGGCACCAGGGCCCGATCCAGCGCCTCGGCGTCGCCGTCGCTCCACTGGCCCCGGTAGAGCAGCGCCTGTCCCTGGGGCCGCAGCAGGGGGAGCAGGTATTCGGCCACCACCGGGGCGGTGGCCACCGCCCGGGCCATGGCCAGGTCGAAGTGGCCCCGGCAGGCCCGTTCCTGGCCCGTGCGCTCCACCCGCTCGCAGCGCAGGGTCACCCGCTCCGCCAGCCCCAGGGCGGCGGCCATGGCCCGCACCGCCTCGGTCTTGCGCCCGACCGAATCCACCAGGGTGAGGCGGGCCCTGGGCAGGGCGATCGCCACCGCCAGGCCGGGGAAGCCGCCGCCGGTGCCCACGTCGATGCAATCGGGTGCCGCCTTGGGGTTACCCAGCAGCTCCTGGAGCGGCCAGAGGCTATCGAACACCTGGGAAATCCAGTAATCGTCGCCCTCCACCAGGCGGGTGAGGTTGAGGCGGCCATTCCAGTCGCGCAGCTGCTGTTGCAGGCGCTCCAACAGGTCCAGTTGCTGCGCATCCGGGGTCCAGCCCAGGGCCTGCCAGAGCCCAGCGGCGGGCTCGCTGGCGCCAGGGAAGGCGGTACCGGATTCGGCGGGCATCCGCTCGGACGGGGACGGTCGTTCTCTCTAGGATCCCGCACACCCGGTCGTTCGCTGGTGGCTGGCGGAGAACCCACGCGACAGACCCACTACGAGCTGCTGCAGCTGCCGCCGAGCGCCACGGTGGAGGAGCTGCGGCGGGCCTTCCGCAGCCTGAGCAAGCGCTACCACCCCGACACCACCAGCCTGCCCGCCGCCGAGGCCAATGAGCGCTTCCGTCTGTTGCAGGAGGCCTACACCACCCTCAGCGATCCGGCCCGGCGTGAGGCCTACGACGGCCTCCTGCGTCCCCCTGCCCCGCCAAGGCCCGTGCCGGTGCCGCGCCGCGGTGAACCGAGGCTTCGGCCCGTCCGCAGGGATTTCTCCAGTGGCGAGTGGTTTGCCCTGCTGCTGCTCGGCTTGGCCCTCTCGGCCAGCCTGGTGCTGGGGGTGGGGATGGCCTGGGTGCAGGGTACGGAACTGGTGCGTCAACCCAGCTGGTGGGGGGAAGCGGCGGCGGCGAATCTGAGGCTGATTCCGGCGCCGCCAGGGGCCGCTGCGGTGCAGGATGGATCCCAGCCAGGCGTGAGCGCCGGGAATGCCGACACTCCCCACCCCCCAGACGCCTCTCTACAAGCACCCGCTGCCGGCGCTTGAGAGCTGGCTGCGTGGGTTGGGGGGCAGCCAGCAGCGCCAGAACCCCTGCCTCTGGGATCTGCACCAGCCCCAGTGGAGCGCCCTGATCGAGCTGGAGGTGGAGGCGTTCACCGTGCGCTGGCAGCACCAGGGTCAGATCAGCGAGCGCCGGTTTCCCTACGGGCTCTCGCGGGCCGATGCCGAAGCGGCGATCCTGGCCGGGCCCTAGCGCTCGCTAGAGAGCCTCCAGGGCCCGGCTGATGGCGCCATAGCACTGCTCCAGCTGGGTGTCATCGAGGCAGAGGGGCGGCAGCAGGTAGATCACCTGGCCCAGGGGCCTGAGAAACACCCCCTCGGCCAGGGCCCGGCGCTGCACGATCCGACCGGCGGGATTGAAGTAGCCGGGCTTCTCCAACACCAGATCGATGGCGGCGATCGTGCCGATCAGGCGCGGAAAACGCAGCTTGGGATGCTGCGCCAGGACCTCCAGGTGGGGCCGGTGACGGGCCTCGAAGCGCTCGTAGCGCCCAGGGTTCGCCTCCAGCAGCGTCAGGCTGGCCAGGGCGGCGGCACAGCCAAGGGGATTGGCGGTGAAGCTGTGGCCGTGCAGGAAGGTGCGCTCGCTGGCGCCGATGAAGCCCGCATGCAGGGCCTCGCGGGCCAGGGTCACCCCCATGGGCAGGAAGCCTCCGGTCAGCCCCTTGGAGAGGGCGATCAGGTCGGGGGTCAGGCCGGCCCGCTGGCAGGCGAACAGGGCGCCGGTGCGCCCGAAGCCCGTGAGCACCTCATCGGCGATCAGCAGGGCGCCGGCGGCGCGCACCCGCCGCTCCACCTCGCGCAGGAAGCCCTCGCGCACCATGGCCATGCCGGCGGCCCCCTGCACCAGGGGCTCCAGGATCACCGCCGCGGTGGGGGTCTCCAGCAACTGCTCCAGCCTCTCGAGGGCCAGACGCTCGCGGGGCTCCACCCCTTCATCCCCCCACCAGGTGGCGGGCCAGGGGGCGCGGGCCACCTCGAACAGCAGCTCATCGAAGGGGGCCGTGAACGGGGATCGGGCCCCCAGGGCCATCGCCCCCATGGTGTCGCCGTGATAAGCCCCCTCGAAGGCAATCAGTTGGCGCCTGGGCTCCCCCCGGTTGCGCCACCACTGCCAGGCGATCTTGAGGGCGACCTCCACGGCGGTGGAGCCGTTGTCGGAGAAGAACAGGCGCTCCAGGCCGCTGCGGGCGCTGAGGGCGTCCGCCAGCTGCTCGGCGGGGGGGTGGCTGAAGTTGGCGAAGATCACCTGCTCCAGCTCCGTGGCCTGGGCCGCCACGGCCGCGGCGATTGACGGTTCGGCGTGGCCGTGCAGGGTCACCCACCAGCTGCTGATGGCGTCGATCAGCTGGCGGCCGTCGTCGAGCTCCAGCAGGGCGCCCCGGCCGCGCACCGCCCGCAGGGGTGGATCGGCGCTGGCCACCTGGGTGGTGGGGTGCCAGAGGTGGGGATGCCAGCGCTGGGGGGGCAAGGCTGGGCTGGGTTCTACTCGCACACCTTCGAGCGCTGTTCGTTGGCGGCGGCCAGGGGGCCGCAGCTGAACCAGCGGTAG
The DNA window shown above is from Cyanobium sp. ATX 6F1 and carries:
- a CDS encoding aldo/keto reductase — translated: MSLVPGMPTRRFGRTELAMPVLSLGGMRFQQSWSDLPGEAISAESQANLRATLEKAVASGFHHIETARGYGSSERQLGTLLPELPDPRRILQSKVSPQADAAAFEAELTLSFERLGVERLDLLTLHGLNLPEHLEQSLRPGGCLEVVRRWQERGRIGHVGFSTHAPLALILEAIATDAFDYINLHWYFIRQDNRPAIEAAGAHDMGVFVISPTDKGGHLHTPSERLLELCSPLHPIVFNDLFCLAAEGIDTISVGAAGPEDLDRHLEAVALLPRAAELLPPILERLERARQQALGTDWLASWEQGLPAWNHTPGDINLPALLWMHNLLEAWDLEGFVRARYGLLGHGGHWFPGANADALDGEVSEAQLLAVLGGSPWAERIPPLLRRLRARVGGQAVQRLMASD
- the rsmG gene encoding 16S rRNA (guanine(527)-N(7))-methyltransferase RsmG gives rise to the protein MPAESGTAFPGASEPAAGLWQALGWTPDAQQLDLLERLQQQLRDWNGRLNLTRLVEGDDYWISQVFDSLWPLQELLGNPKAAPDCIDVGTGGGFPGLAVAIALPRARLTLVDSVGRKTEAVRAMAAALGLAERVTLRCERVERTGQERACRGHFDLAMARAVATAPVVAEYLLPLLRPQGQALLYRGQWSDGDAEALDRALVPLSGRLERLERRDLPGERGVRHALTLVATGPCPRLYPRPVGVPAKQPLGSIA
- a CDS encoding J domain-containing protein; this encodes MAGGEPTRQTHYELLQLPPSATVEELRRAFRSLSKRYHPDTTSLPAAEANERFRLLQEAYTTLSDPARREAYDGLLRPPAPPRPVPVPRRGEPRLRPVRRDFSSGEWFALLLLGLALSASLVLGVGMAWVQGTELVRQPSWWGEAAAANLRLIPAPPGAAAVQDGSQPGVSAGNADTPHPPDASLQAPAAGA
- a CDS encoding DUF3143 domain-containing protein: MPTLPTPQTPLYKHPLPALESWLRGLGGSQQRQNPCLWDLHQPQWSALIELEVEAFTVRWQHQGQISERRFPYGLSRADAEAAILAGP
- the bioA gene encoding adenosylmethionine--8-amino-7-oxononanoate transaminase, which produces MPPQRWHPHLWHPTTQVASADPPLRAVRGRGALLELDDGRQLIDAISSWWVTLHGHAEPSIAAAVAAQATELEQVIFANFSHPPAEQLADALSARSGLERLFFSDNGSTAVEVALKIAWQWWRNRGEPRRQLIAFEGAYHGDTMGAMALGARSPFTAPFDELLFEVARAPWPATWWGDEGVEPRERLALERLEQLLETPTAAVILEPLVQGAAGMAMVREGFLREVERRVRAAGALLIADEVLTGFGRTGALFACQRAGLTPDLIALSKGLTGGFLPMGVTLAREALHAGFIGASERTFLHGHSFTANPLGCAAALASLTLLEANPGRYERFEARHRPHLEVLAQHPKLRFPRLIGTIAAIDLVLEKPGYFNPAGRIVQRRALAEGVFLRPLGQVIYLLPPLCLDDTQLEQCYGAISRALEAL